Proteins encoded within one genomic window of Mercenaria mercenaria strain notata unplaced genomic scaffold, MADL_Memer_1 contig_2819, whole genome shotgun sequence:
- the LOC128552460 gene encoding proline-rich protein 2-like, giving the protein MATLEEISEKCLAVCQVPIVVSENSLRIRVESHFKHGRILDTDKVDGIESSRNLTRIVLLCSSTADVDHMCKEVREEEIQIEDEHFIVKYQKAIACELPERWEDFKIPEPQSSADSTREPESHVGPDLPPRRPEQQIPPNVWPPETYGAMSGFYQNFPMNPQGDADHIQGAGDLKMNQGDMHQQMPMFANAQGQPRMQGHEHQQGHPPGMGPQHGTQQNFQVGPGGQGQYPPGFPMYRMPPMPQPYPNDHHNAPGGQNMQFRPGMQMPMPMIFYDQRGQVIRFPGPGFPGMPPQHVQQGGGLWRPPPQQPSGPPPPYNDGKFRGQGQSTEVKSSTDRPDYGAARQSEVIADQDEQMQKLQAKLERENEEETMENQG; this is encoded by the exons ATGGCGACGTTAGAAGAGATAAGTGAAAAATGCCTTGCGGTTTGCCAAGTTCCAATCGTAGTATCAGAAAATTCCTTACGCATTCGTGTTGAAAGTCATTTTAAACATGGGCGAATATTGGACACAGACAAAGTCGACGGAATCGAAAGTAGCAGAAACTTGACGAGAATTGTGCTATTATGTTCCTCAACAGCGG ATGTAGATCATATGTGTAAAGAGGTGAGAGAAGAAGAAATACAAATAGAAGACGAACATTTCATAGTGAAATATCAGAAAGCAATAGCTTGTGAACTTCCAGAAAGATGGGAAGATTTTAAG ATACCAGAGCCTCAGTCCTCCGCTGATTCAACACGGGAACCAGAGTCACATGTAGGACCAGATCTACCACCCAGGAGACCAGAACAACAAATACCGCCAAATGTGTGGCCTCCAGAAACCTATGGTGCCATGTCAGGATTTTATCAAAACTTTCCAATGAATCCTCAGGGAGATGCAGATCACATACAAGGAGCTGGTGATCTTAAAATGAACCAAGGTGATATGCATCAACAAATGCCTATGTTTGCAAATGCACAAGGTCAGCCTCGCATGCAAGGGCATGAACACCAGCAAGGTCATCCTCCTGGCATGGGTCCGCAACATGGTACACAGCAAAATTTTCAGGTCGGCCCTGGTGGTCAAGGACAGTATCCACCAGGTTTTCCTATGTATAGAATGCCCCCAATGCCCCAACCTTATCCGAATGACCATCATAATGCTCCAGGAGGACAAAACATGCAATTTAGACCTGGAATGCAAATGCCCATGCCAATGATTTTTTATGACCAAAGGGGTCAAGTGATCCGATTTCCTGGACCAGGATTTCCTGGTATGCCTCCCCAGCATGTGCAACAGGGAGGTGGACTTTGGAGACCTCCACCCCAGCAGCCTTCAGGACCACCTCCACCTTACAATGATGGAAagttcagaggtcaaggtcagtctACTGAAGTCAAGTCATCAACAGACCGCCCTGATTAtg GTGCAGCCAGGCAGAGTGAAGTCATTGCAGATCAGGATGAACAAATGCAAAAATTGCAGGCAAAATTAGAGAGAGAAAACGAAGAAGAAACAATGGAAAATCAAGGTTAA